A portion of the Pseudarthrobacter defluvii genome contains these proteins:
- a CDS encoding cation diffusion facilitator family transporter — MGHDHGHGTMDPHSQRGKLLLVFGITFAVMVAEIVGTVLTGSLALLADAGHMFTDSAGLLIAVIAASLALKPPTFKRTWGYKRAEILAAAGQAALLLGVGGFVIVEGIRRLLEPPEVGGSLMLWFGVIGLAGNAVGLLVLASGRHHSFNMKAAFLEVLNDALGSIAVIVAALVIALTGWTRADAVVSLLIGVLIIPRTLKLLRDTVNVLMESTPPGLDLAEVRRHILALPHVIDVHDLHASLVASGVPVLSAHITVQDGCMRDGHSATILADLQRCVAQDFDVSVEHSTFQIEPAAHRDQESIPH, encoded by the coding sequence ATGGGCCATGACCACGGCCACGGGACCATGGATCCCCACAGCCAGCGCGGCAAGCTGCTGCTGGTTTTCGGCATCACGTTCGCGGTGATGGTGGCTGAGATCGTGGGAACGGTCCTCACCGGCAGCCTGGCACTGCTGGCCGACGCCGGACACATGTTCACCGACTCCGCCGGGCTGCTCATCGCCGTAATTGCGGCGTCGCTGGCCCTGAAGCCGCCCACCTTCAAGCGCACGTGGGGCTACAAACGCGCCGAAATCCTCGCAGCGGCCGGGCAGGCCGCCCTGCTGCTGGGGGTGGGCGGGTTTGTCATCGTCGAGGGCATTCGCCGCCTGTTGGAACCACCGGAGGTGGGTGGCTCGCTGATGCTGTGGTTCGGCGTGATCGGCCTCGCCGGCAATGCCGTGGGACTGCTGGTGCTCGCCTCCGGCCGGCACCACAGTTTCAACATGAAAGCCGCGTTCCTTGAGGTGCTCAACGATGCCCTCGGCTCCATTGCAGTGATTGTGGCCGCGCTGGTCATTGCCCTGACGGGCTGGACCCGGGCAGACGCCGTCGTATCCCTGCTCATCGGTGTGCTGATCATCCCGCGCACGCTGAAGCTGCTGCGGGACACGGTGAACGTGCTGATGGAGAGTACTCCCCCGGGCCTGGACCTGGCCGAGGTCCGCCGGCACATCCTGGCGCTGCCGCATGTCATCGACGTCCACGACCTGCATGCCTCGCTGGTTGCCTCTGGCGTGCCGGTCCTGTCCGCCCACATCACCGTGCAGGACGGGTGCATGCGCGACGGCCATTCGGCCACAATCCTGGCGGACCTGCAGCGCTGTGTGGCCCAGGACTTCGACGTCAGCGTGGAGCACTCCACCTTCCAGATCGAACCCGCCGCCCACCGGGATCAGGAAAGCATCCCGCACTGA
- a CDS encoding glycosyltransferase, protein MAPYTFLALGPASATADAAWLSHPMIKAICQFEGAAITGKRWGSRVLGIGFDALVLALKTLNPSVKGPYFATNPWIGAALRLTGRNDFVVTGIYAEPSSLSWKILRRLIGNAPVISMSESETGPWNADGGKAWCVLYGNSLGYPPRKHSDVFHIFVGGSSDRDPQAISALEEEVLASTTPVQLTIATGGPAGETRRGANVVTHPGYVSQKEFGELLCSASVVFLPLARGTRAAGHMVLVGAVESGIAVAVTPNEGMKEYVMEPGVVLCDPDLPILPQLRDLADATRDREADIRALWEERLSLDSYIGRIMALLEPVRA, encoded by the coding sequence TTGGCTCCCTACACATTCCTGGCACTTGGCCCGGCCTCGGCAACGGCTGACGCCGCCTGGCTCAGCCACCCGATGATCAAGGCCATCTGCCAGTTCGAGGGTGCTGCGATCACCGGAAAGCGCTGGGGTTCAAGGGTCTTGGGCATTGGATTCGACGCGCTTGTGCTGGCACTGAAAACCCTCAACCCATCGGTCAAGGGGCCCTATTTCGCCACCAACCCCTGGATCGGGGCTGCGCTGCGGCTCACGGGCAGGAACGACTTCGTCGTCACCGGAATCTATGCAGAGCCCAGCAGCCTGAGCTGGAAAATCCTCCGCCGGCTCATTGGCAATGCACCTGTCATCAGCATGTCCGAGTCCGAGACCGGGCCCTGGAACGCGGACGGGGGCAAAGCGTGGTGCGTGTTGTACGGCAACTCCCTGGGGTACCCGCCCAGGAAACACTCCGACGTCTTCCACATCTTTGTTGGCGGCTCATCAGACCGAGACCCGCAGGCCATCAGCGCGCTCGAAGAGGAAGTGCTGGCCAGCACCACGCCCGTCCAACTGACCATTGCCACTGGAGGGCCCGCCGGTGAAACCCGCCGGGGCGCAAATGTGGTCACGCATCCCGGCTACGTGAGCCAAAAGGAGTTCGGGGAGCTGCTCTGCAGTGCATCGGTGGTCTTCCTTCCGCTGGCTCGGGGAACCCGGGCGGCAGGCCACATGGTTCTGGTGGGGGCAGTGGAGAGCGGCATCGCCGTGGCAGTCACTCCGAATGAGGGCATGAAGGAATACGTCATGGAGCCCGGAGTGGTCCTCTGCGACCCGGACCTGCCCATCCTTCCCCAGCTCCGCGACCTTGCGGACGCCACACGGGACAGGGAAGCGGACATCCGCGCGCTGTGGGAAGAGCGGCTAAGCCTTGACAGCTATATCGGGCGGATCATGGCGTTGCTGGAGCCAGTCCGCGCCTGA
- a CDS encoding acyltransferase family protein, with protein sequence MSLPDCPAAPETGLIAGRKHALDGLRTVAVAGVFFFHTATESMPGGSIGVDVFFTLSGFVITLLIMKEWLATGRLHLGIFYAKRLARLWPALLALCAVILAAGFLFPASGWGGQAGFVLPAAAYVMNLAHFGMFGDSIAGETLGPTWTLAVEEQFYLVWPLLLLVMLRFWKVRTTAFATVALAAAFVLNRFLLVNAGEPLDRIYNGPDTRADELLIGCALALLFTAVRQGSRLHNALLSVSRWAAPLAGTALLAALFLLKEPDAPGTWFNVFWTVGPTALALLSAVLVGSLVLQPAGFLSRILSHPWLARPGRDLSYGMYLWHLPVYLLLMPLIPALPLRIALTAALTVLLAYASFRCVERPLRRWANKRLDPAVVLSTAEASKAPVAASAG encoded by the coding sequence ATGTCACTGCCAGATTGCCCGGCGGCGCCCGAAACGGGCCTCATCGCCGGACGGAAGCATGCCCTGGACGGCCTCCGGACCGTCGCCGTGGCGGGCGTCTTCTTCTTCCATACCGCCACCGAGTCGATGCCCGGCGGTTCCATCGGCGTGGACGTGTTCTTCACCCTCAGCGGCTTCGTGATCACGCTGCTGATCATGAAGGAATGGCTCGCCACCGGCCGGCTCCACCTTGGCATCTTCTACGCCAAACGTCTGGCCCGGCTCTGGCCGGCACTGTTGGCGCTCTGCGCGGTAATCCTCGCCGCCGGCTTCCTGTTTCCTGCCTCAGGCTGGGGTGGGCAGGCGGGGTTTGTCCTGCCCGCTGCCGCCTACGTGATGAACCTGGCGCACTTTGGCATGTTCGGGGACTCCATCGCCGGCGAAACCCTCGGCCCCACGTGGACCCTGGCCGTTGAGGAACAGTTCTACCTGGTGTGGCCGCTGCTCCTGCTGGTGATGCTTCGGTTCTGGAAGGTCCGCACCACAGCCTTCGCCACCGTGGCCCTGGCCGCCGCCTTCGTGCTGAACCGGTTCCTGCTGGTGAATGCCGGCGAACCATTGGACCGGATCTACAACGGGCCGGACACCCGGGCCGATGAGCTGCTGATCGGCTGCGCCCTCGCCCTGCTGTTCACCGCCGTCCGCCAGGGCTCGCGGCTGCACAATGCCTTGCTGTCGGTGTCCCGCTGGGCCGCGCCCCTGGCCGGCACCGCCCTCTTGGCCGCGCTGTTCCTGCTGAAGGAACCGGACGCCCCCGGCACTTGGTTCAACGTGTTCTGGACGGTTGGCCCCACCGCACTCGCACTGCTGTCCGCCGTGCTGGTCGGCTCCCTGGTCCTCCAGCCGGCCGGCTTCCTGTCACGCATCCTCAGCCACCCCTGGCTGGCCCGCCCCGGCCGCGACCTGTCCTATGGCATGTACCTCTGGCACCTGCCGGTCTACCTGCTGCTGATGCCGCTGATCCCGGCGTTGCCGCTCCGGATTGCCCTGACCGCAGCCCTCACCGTGCTGCTGGCCTACGCGTCCTTCCGCTGTGTTGAGCGCCCGCTGCGCCGCTGGGCGAACAAAAGGCTTGATCCCGCCGTCGTGCTCTCCACGGCCGAGGCGTCCAAGGCACCCGTGGCGGCGTCAGCGGGCTAA
- a CDS encoding GAF and ANTAR domain-containing protein has protein sequence MVDQDMADDLEGLVDLVAGMEDIKSVLDGLTALAAASMSSTLGVPTECAVTLHRRKRTATIGGSSGRAVVLDRIEQSLGDGPCIEALQSGVPILLGDVSSDPRWPEYCSALSSAGVGGSLGIPMNLENDAGAVLDYFAPVSGLFDEQAVADGVRFADMAGKALRLAVRIASADQRAENMKSAMDTRTAIDLACGIIMAENKCSKDRAFEILRSASNTRNQKLNELAESLVNRFAAPEEAKAHFED, from the coding sequence ATGGTTGACCAGGACATGGCAGATGACCTCGAAGGGCTCGTTGATCTTGTTGCAGGCATGGAGGACATCAAGTCCGTGCTGGACGGCCTCACCGCACTTGCCGCCGCAAGCATGAGCAGCACCCTTGGAGTGCCCACTGAGTGTGCCGTGACGCTGCACCGGCGAAAACGAACGGCCACCATCGGTGGGAGCAGCGGGAGGGCCGTGGTGCTCGACCGGATCGAGCAAAGCCTGGGCGACGGGCCCTGCATCGAGGCCCTGCAGAGCGGCGTGCCCATATTGCTCGGGGATGTGTCGTCCGATCCACGGTGGCCCGAGTACTGCAGCGCGCTGTCCTCGGCAGGCGTCGGCGGATCACTTGGCATCCCGATGAATTTGGAAAACGACGCCGGCGCGGTGCTTGATTATTTCGCTCCCGTCAGTGGACTATTCGATGAACAGGCGGTGGCAGACGGAGTGCGGTTCGCCGACATGGCAGGCAAGGCGCTGCGCCTGGCCGTCCGGATCGCGTCAGCGGACCAGCGTGCGGAGAACATGAAATCCGCCATGGACACCAGGACCGCAATAGATCTCGCCTGCGGAATCATCATGGCCGAGAACAAGTGCAGCAAGGACAGGGCCTTCGAGATTCTCCGCAGCGCCTCCAATACCCGGAATCAGAAGCTCAATGAGCTGGCCGAATCGCTCGTGAACCGGTTTGCGGCGCCGGAAGAGGCCAAGGCGCACTTCGAGGACTGA